The Cyprinus carpio isolate SPL01 chromosome B17, ASM1834038v1, whole genome shotgun sequence genome has a window encoding:
- the LOC109069154 gene encoding four and a half LIM domains protein 2-like, translating into MSTERFDCHYCKDTLLGKKYILKEDTQYCTKCYENLFANCCEVCSLPIGCNSKDLSYKDRHLHENCFKCAKCSRSLVDKAFAAKDDLMLCTECYSHEYSSKCNTCKKTIMPGSRKMEYKGNSWHETCFLCQRCQQPIGTKSFIPKDNNYFCVPCFEKQFAYQCCACKKAITTGGVTYHDKPWHRECFTCIGCKRQLAGQRFTSRENYPYCLDCFSNLYAKKCVGCTKPITSLAGAKYISFEERQWHSECFTCMQCSVSLVGRGFLTQRDDVLCTDCGREK; encoded by the exons ATGTCTACGGAACGATTCGACTGCCATTACTGCAAGGACACTTTGCTGGGAAAGAAATACATCCTAAAAGAGGACACACAATACTGTACAAAGTGCTATGAGAATCTGTTTGCTAACTGCTGCGAAGTATGTTCTTTGCCAATTGGGTGCAACTCTAAG GATCTCTCCTACAAGGACCGGCACTTGCATGAAAATTGCTTCAAGTGTGCCAAATGCAGTCGATCATTGGTGGACAAAGCATTTGCTGCTAAAGATGACCTTATGCTTTGCACCGAGTGCTATTCTCATGAGTATTCCTCAAAGTGTAACACCTGCAAGAAGACTATCATGCCAG GATCACGAAAAATGGAGTACAAAGGCAACAGCTGGCATGAGACGTGCTTTCTGTGTCAACGCTGTCAGCAGCCAATAGGAACAAAGTCTTTCATCCCTAAAGATAACAATTACTTCTGTGTGCCTTGTTTTGAGAAGCAATTCGCCTACCAATGCTGTGCTTGTAAAAAA GCCATAACAACTGGCGGTGTCACGTATCATGATAAGCCCTGGCACCGAGAGTGTTTCACTTGCATTGGATGCAAGAGACAACTGGCAGGCCAGCGCTTTACCTCAAGAGAAAACTACCCATACTGCCTGGATTGCTTCAGCAATCTGTATGCCAAGAAATGCGTGGGCTGCACCAAACCAATTACTA gctTGGCAGGTGCTAAGTACATCTCCTTTGAAGAGCGGCAGTGGCATAGTGAGTGTTTCACATGTATGCAGTGCTCTGTGTCTCTTGTGGGCCGTGGATTCCTCACCCAGAGAGATGACGTCCTGTGCACTGACTGTGGCAGGGAGAAGTGA
- the LOC109069172 gene encoding 4-galactosyl-N-acetylglucosaminide 3-alpha-L-fucosyltransferase 9-like has protein sequence MPSAPTYRILRPLLLGIFLLGCFVTLFLMYIKPSTSWLSGPVESETSTARVKSLLSTRSEQNQTTILVWLWPFGETYDLNVCSSLFSIDGCFITADRNLYNKSDAVVIHHRDITSDLSNMPSAYRPTLQRWIWMNFESPSHSSQLPGIENLFNLTLNYRQDADIEVPYGSIVAAQGEEDFVPPSKNKLICWIVSNWNPDHVRVKYYNELYKHIEVHAYGQAFGEYISDQDYFPTIASCKFYLAFENSIHKDYITEKLYNPLSVGTVPIVLGPPRENYQNFVQGNAFIHIDDFPSPKELADYLLFLDKNEELYLKYFDWRKHFKVKKAYFWAEHTCLACDYVRRHNEYKAINNLDKWYWG, from the coding sequence ATGCCATCTGCACCAACTTACAGAATCCTACGACCCCTCCTGCTTGGTATCTTTTTGTTAGGATGCTTTGTGactttgtttttaatgtacatCAAACCATCTACGAGCTGGTTGTCAGGCCCGGTCGAGTCAGAAACATCCACGGCCCGAGTGAAGAGCCTCCTTTCCACCCGAAGTGAGCAGAACCAGACCACCATCCTGGTCTGGCTTTGGCCTTTCGGTGAAACCTACGACCTGAACGTCTGCAGCTCTTTGTTCAGCATCGATGGCTGCTTCATCACCGCCGACCGAAACCTTTACAACAAATCTGACGCCGTGGTCATACATCACAGGGACATCACCAGCGACCTGTCCAACATGCCTTCAGCATATCGGCCCACGTTGCAGAGATGGATTTGGATGAACTTCGAATCACCTTCCCATTCATCTCAGTTACCTGGAATTGAAAACTTGTTTAATTTAACTCTAAACTATCGGCAGGATGCTGATATAGAAGTGCCTTATGGATCGATTGTCGCAGCCCAAGGAGAGGAGGACTTTGTGCCGCCAAGCAAGAACAAGCTGATTTGTTGGATCGTCAGCAATTGGAACCCAGACCACGTCAGAGTGAAATACTACAATGAACTCTACAAGCACATCGAGGTTCATGCATACGGACAAGCATTTGGTGAGTACATTTCCGACCAGGACTATTTCCCTACAATTGCAAGCTGTAAATTTTATTTGGCATTTGAGAACTCGATTCACAAAGACTATATCACTGAGAAATTGTACAACCCGCTTTCGGTTGGCACCGTTCCCATTGTGCTCGGACCACCAAGGGAGAACTATCAGAACTTTGTGCAGGGAAATGCTTTCATCCACATTGATGACTTCCCGTCTCCGAAGGAGCTGGCTGATTATCTCCTGTTCCTTGATAAAAACGAGGAGCTTTACCTGAAGTACTTTGACTGGCGTAAACACTTCAAGGTGAAAAAGGCGTATTTCTGGGCCGAGCACACGTGTCTGGCTTGTGATTACGTCAGAAGGCACAATGAGTACAAAGCAATTAACAATCTTGACAAATGGTATTGGGGTTGA
- the LOC109069171 gene encoding glycoprotein endo-alpha-1,2-mannosidase-like translates to MARFRRKSCCALIALALAVFIITVILKSLSPEDNNFGSQFALRLIPPSRQMEQDNKAVVSAKPAQMIPAEKADRMENEMQGFPEPNYNVHAFYYVWYGNPQFNGKYVHWDHLLLPHWDPKVASGYPSGRHQPPDDIGANFYPALGPYSSRDPMVLEEHMRQLRTAAVGVLAVSWYPRSMKDDNGEEIDNLLPLVLDAADKYQLKVVFHIEPYKGRDDANMRENIKYIVERYGNHPAFYRYKTSNGKFLPLYYVYDSYLQTPDVWAQLLKPNGLSTIRNTPYDGIFIALLVEERHKKDIQTAGFDGLYTYFATNGFTYGSSHHNWRSIKTFCDYNDLVFVPSVGPGYIDTSIRPWNSQNTRNRINGKYYETSFNAAVEARPQIISITSFNEWHEGTQIEEAIPKTWGKTVYLDYLPHKPTVYLEITQKWARKFSEEQKKWLE, encoded by the exons ATGGCACGGTTTAGGCGGAAGTCATGTTGTGCACTTATTGCTTTAGCCTTGGCTGTGTTTATTATAACAGTCATCCTAAAGTCTCTGAGCCCTGAGGATAATAATTTTGGCAGTCAGTTTGCATTAAGGCTTATTCCACCTTCAAGACAAATGGAACAAGATAACAAAGCTGTTGTATCCGCTAAACCTGCGCAGATGATACCAGCAGAGAAAGCTGATAGAATGGAGAACGAAATGCAAGGTTTTCCTGAGCCAAATTACAATGTGCACGCTTTCTACTATGTGTGGTATGGGAACCCGCAGTTTAATGGAAAATATGTTCACTGGGATCATTTACTCTTACCACACTGGGACCCCAAAGTGGCCTCAGGTTATCCATCCGGACGACACCAGCCTCCTGATGACATCGGGGCCAATTTCTACCCTGCACTAGGTCCATACAGCTCCAGAGATCCAATGGTTTTAGAGGAACACATGCGACAGCTGAGAACAGCTGCTGTTG GTGTTCTAGCTGTTTCGTGGTATCCACGTAGTATGAAGGACGACAATGGTGAAGAAATTGATAATTTGCTGCCTTTGGTTCTGGATGCAGCTGACAAATATCAGTTGAAG GTTGTTTTTCATATTGAACCATACAAAGGACGAGATGATGCAAATATGcgtgaaaatattaaatatattgtggaGCG ATATGGAAACCATCCTGCTTTTTATAGATACAAAACAAGCAATGGCAAATTTCTTCCCCTGTATTATGTATATGACTCCTACTTGCAAACTCCAGATGTTTGGGCACAACTTCTAAAGCCAAATGGTTTATCGACAATCAGGAACACACCGTATGATGGCATCTTCATTGCTCTTCTTGTGGAAGAAAGGCATAAGAAGGACATACAGACTGCTGGATTTGATGGACTCTACACGTATTTTGCGACCAACGGCTTTACTTATGGCTCCTCACATCACAACTGGAGATCCATTAAAACCTTCTGTGACTATAATGACTTGGTATTTGTTCCAAGTGTAGGGCCAGGTTATATCGACACTAGCATTAGACCCTGGAACTCCCAGAATACAAGGAACCGCATTAATGGCAAGTATTACGAGACCTCTTTTAATGCGGCTGTGGAGGCAAGGCCACAGATCATCTCTATAACTTCATTCAATGAATGGCATGAAGGAACCCAAATCGAAGAGGCCATCCCAAAGACATGGGGTAAAACTGTGTATCTTGACTACCTTCCTCATAAACCTACAGTTTATTTAGAGATAACACAAAAATGGGCTAGAAAATTCAGTGAGGAGCAGAAAAAATGGCTGGAGTAA